A part of Helicobacter himalayensis genomic DNA contains:
- a CDS encoding citrate synthase, with amino-acid sequence MGTITLTNNQTNESFEFELIECNRGPQAVDFSKLFERTNIFSYDPGYGSTAGCKSTISYIDGKNGVLLYKGIPIEELVEKHCFTDVCKLLIADSLPKNETESKEFDLELRHRSFLHEGLINIFSAFPDNAHPMANLSSAVAALSTFYVNYKDSEDSEDYQVMANRIIAKIPTLVAFSYRNSVGAPFIYPDIERSYVENFLYMLRAYPHNRLKNSLSGEQEITPLEVEAMDKIFTLHADHGQNASTTTVRNVASTGAHPYAAISAGINALWGAAHGGANEKVLVQLNEIGDVKNVAKFVERAKDKSDPFRLMGFGHRVYKSYDPRAKTIKALKNELDKKGIRMDHRLSDIAERLEEVALSDDYFKERGLYPNVDFYSGIILSALKIPVSLFTPIFVIGRMPGWCAQLIEHIKDPTTRITRPRQVYIGE; translated from the coding sequence ATGGGAACTATCACTTTGACAAATAACCAAACCAATGAGAGTTTTGAGTTTGAGCTTATCGAATGTAATCGCGGACCTCAGGCGGTGGATTTTTCAAAGCTTTTTGAACGTACAAATATTTTTAGCTACGATCCGGGCTATGGAAGCACAGCGGGCTGTAAAAGCACGATTAGCTATATTGATGGGAAAAATGGCGTGCTTTTGTATAAGGGGATTCCTATTGAAGAGCTGGTGGAAAAACACTGCTTTACCGATGTTTGCAAGTTGCTTATTGCGGATTCTCTGCCAAAAAATGAAACAGAATCTAAAGAATTTGATTTAGAATTGCGCCATCGTAGCTTTTTGCACGAAGGGCTTATAAATATCTTTAGCGCATTTCCTGATAATGCTCACCCAATGGCTAATCTAAGTTCTGCTGTGGCGGCACTTTCAACCTTCTATGTGAATTACAAAGATAGCGAGGATAGCGAAGATTATCAAGTGATGGCAAATAGAATCATCGCTAAGATTCCCACACTTGTGGCATTTTCTTATCGTAATTCTGTGGGCGCGCCTTTTATTTACCCTGATATTGAGCGCTCTTATGTGGAAAATTTTCTTTATATGTTGCGCGCCTATCCGCATAATCGCTTGAAAAATAGCCTAAGCGGCGAACAAGAGATTACCCCGCTTGAAGTGGAAGCGATGGATAAGATTTTCACACTTCACGCAGATCACGGGCAAAATGCCTCTACAACCACCGTGCGCAATGTCGCATCCACGGGTGCGCACCCTTATGCAGCGATTTCTGCTGGGATTAACGCATTGTGGGGTGCTGCACATGGTGGGGCGAATGAAAAAGTGCTTGTACAACTTAATGAAATTGGCGATGTAAAAAATGTCGCAAAATTTGTCGAGCGTGCAAAAGATAAGAGCGATCCATTTAGGCTTATGGGTTTTGGGCATCGCGTGTATAAGAGCTACGATCCACGCGCAAAGACTATCAAGGCGCTGAAAAATGAGCTTGACAAAAAAGGCATAAGAATGGATCATCGCCTAAGCGATATCGCTGAAAGACTTGAAGAAGTGGCTTTGAGTGATGATTATTTCAAAGAGCGCGGATTGTATCCAAATGTGGATTTTTACAGCGGAATTATTTTGAGTGCGCTTAAAATCCCTGTCTCGCTTTTTACGCCGATTTTTGTTATCGGTAGAATGCCGGGCTGGTGCGCGCAACTCATCGAGCATATCAAAGATCCAACCACGAGAATCACCCGTCCAAGGCAAGTGTATATCGGTGAATAA
- a CDS encoding phenylalanine--tRNA ligase subunit alpha: protein MLEKLEQIKGKIAKGFEEIKNLEALENLRIEIMGKKGELTALFSSLKALGEEEKKAFAKELNSVRSEFESKLDSLKAKLSQEELGRKLRKEYLDTSLFTALKPKSLGHPVNQVMERIIEYFTCINFSIQSGPLVEDDFHNFEALNLPKFHPARDMQDTFYFKDLALLRTHTSPVQIRTMQKSSIPIRIIAPGAVFRRDYDLTHSPMFHQVEGLVVDQAGKVSFANLKYILEDFLRAMFGDVKVRFRSSFFPFTEPSAEVDISCVFCGGVGCRVCSHTGWLEVLGCGVVDENVFKAVGYENVSGYAFGLGVERFAMLIHRVNDLRSFFETDLRVLEQF, encoded by the coding sequence GTGTTGGAAAAATTAGAGCAAATAAAAGGAAAGATTGCTAAAGGCTTTGAGGAAATCAAGAATCTTGAGGCGTTAGAAAATCTGCGTATTGAGATTATGGGGAAAAAGGGTGAGCTTACTGCGCTTTTTAGTAGCCTTAAGGCTTTAGGTGAAGAGGAAAAAAAGGCTTTTGCAAAAGAGCTAAATTCTGTGCGTTCAGAGTTTGAATCTAAGCTAGATTCTCTTAAGGCTAAACTTTCACAAGAGGAGCTTGGCAGAAAATTACGGAAAGAATATCTTGACACCTCGCTTTTTACTGCCTTGAAGCCAAAAAGTCTCGGACACCCGGTAAATCAGGTAATGGAGCGTATTATCGAGTATTTTACTTGTATTAATTTTTCTATCCAAAGCGGACCTTTAGTAGAAGATGATTTTCATAATTTTGAAGCGCTCAATCTGCCTAAATTCCACCCCGCACGCGATATGCAAGATACATTTTATTTCAAAGATCTTGCGCTTTTACGCACGCACACTTCCCCCGTGCAAATCCGCACTATGCAAAAATCTTCAATCCCAATCCGCATCATCGCACCGGGTGCTGTGTTTAGGCGCGATTATGACTTGACGCATTCACCGATGTTCCATCAAGTAGAAGGGCTTGTCGTGGATCAAGCGGGCAAGGTGAGCTTTGCAAACCTTAAATACATTTTAGAGGATTTTTTGCGCGCAATGTTTGGTGATGTGAAAGTGCGCTTCCGCTCAAGCTTTTTTCCATTCACAGAGCCAAGTGCGGAGGTGGATATAAGCTGTGTGTTTTGTGGAGGTGTAGGCTGTCGCGTTTGCTCGCATACAGGCTGGCTTGAGGTGCTGGGCTGTGGAGTTGTAGATGAGAATGTCTTTAAAGCCGTGGGGTATGAAAATGTGAGCGGTTATGCCTTTGGGCTTGGGGTTGAGCGTTTTGCGATGCTTATACACAGGGTGAATGATTTGCGGAGCTTTTTTGAGACTGATTTGCGTGTATTGGAGCAATTTTAG
- a CDS encoding CapA family protein, with the protein MKLFRVFLVCIIAFGVTRAQERESSEISIVMVGDALLHKSVYEDARAVAQKSTDSKNFDFAPMLQHIAPLVEDYDLRFYNQETILGGENLGLSSYPTFNSPQEFGDCMLNLGFNLVSLANNHTLDRGEKGVRAMLEYWNKKRAENKDLLTAGSFESADSRAKIEVREKNGIKYALLAYTYGTNGIPLPQGKEYLVNVYTKEMLKRDIAQVRKKVDLLIVSMHWGVEYEFVPNKEQRELARFLSKQGVNLIIGTHPHVLQTIEKIDDTLVIYSLGNFLSGQKDISTKIGALVSLKAHKDSKQKITFSDIHAELIYTKSDNWREFVLYPFSLLNENILPNYKALQAQYMEILQSGAVLE; encoded by the coding sequence ATGAAACTTTTTAGAGTGTTTTTAGTATGTATTATAGCTTTTGGCGTAACGCGGGCGCAAGAGAGAGAATCTAGCGAAATAAGTATTGTGATGGTTGGCGATGCGCTTTTGCATAAAAGCGTGTATGAGGACGCGCGCGCGGTGGCGCAAAAGAGCACAGATTCTAAAAATTTTGATTTTGCGCCAATGCTACAACATATCGCGCCTTTGGTGGAAGACTATGACTTACGTTTTTATAATCAAGAAACGATTTTGGGGGGTGAAAATCTTGGGCTAAGTAGCTATCCAACTTTTAATTCCCCGCAGGAATTTGGGGATTGTATGCTTAATCTTGGATTTAATCTTGTGAGTTTAGCAAATAATCACACGCTTGATAGGGGTGAAAAAGGCGTCCGCGCAATGCTAGAATATTGGAATAAAAAACGCGCAGAAAATAAAGATTTGCTCACAGCAGGAAGCTTTGAAAGTGCAGATTCTCGTGCAAAAATAGAGGTGCGTGAAAAAAATGGTATCAAATATGCACTCCTTGCCTACACCTATGGCACGAATGGAATCCCCCTACCACAAGGCAAAGAATATCTTGTAAATGTCTATACCAAAGAGATGTTAAAGCGCGACATTGCACAGGTGCGGAAAAAAGTGGATTTGCTGATTGTCTCAATGCATTGGGGTGTGGAATATGAGTTTGTGCCAAACAAAGAACAACGCGAGCTTGCGCGCTTTTTAAGCAAACAGGGCGTAAATCTCATCATTGGCACGCATCCGCATGTCCTACAAACAATTGAAAAAATCGATGACACGCTTGTGATTTACTCTCTAGGGAATTTTCTCTCCGGGCAAAAGGACATAAGCACCAAAATTGGCGCACTAGTAAGCTTGAAAGCCCATAAGGATTCTAAGCAAAAAATCACTTTTAGCGATATCCACGCCGAGCTTATTTATACCAAATCAGACAATTGGCGCGAGTTTGTGCTTTATCCCTTTTCGCTCTTAAATGAAAATATTTTGCCCAATTACAAAGCCTTGCAAGCGCAATATATGGAGATTCTCCAAAGTGGCGCGGTGTTAGAGTGA
- a CDS encoding alpha-1,2-fucosyltransferase, with translation MNIIVVYLPPPPLLSQTKDARELELRFFNISLPILNFSPQPLNARNFLFYKVFSHRLIDKLHLRRYYDKFFCINESRSIKQKILNNHHFSNQAYFVGFFADPDFFHTFRSSLLNEFTLKIAPSRENKAIKEHILNAHNATFLHIRRGDFLQDKHWKYVKLGKAYYEGALKALKARLKRATIFVFSNDIVWCKKYFLGFLSSEVKKDLEFVFVDNNTEAHACFELDLMRSAQHAIMANSTFSWWAAYLIENIQKVVIMPSAFNYNPQLQSKRLQLKNYVKIDYIWGGDIRQVLY, from the coding sequence TTGAATATAATTGTAGTTTATTTGCCCCCCCCCCCCTTATTAAGCCAAACAAAAGATGCAAGAGAGCTAGAGTTAAGATTTTTTAATATCTCGTTGCCTATTTTAAATTTTTCACCACAACCTTTAAATGCGCGTAATTTTTTATTTTATAAAGTGTTTTCTCATAGACTTATAGATAAATTGCATTTGCGCCGTTACTATGATAAGTTTTTTTGCATCAATGAATCTCGCAGTATAAAACAAAAGATTCTAAATAATCACCATTTTTCCAATCAAGCTTATTTTGTTGGGTTTTTTGCCGATCCTGATTTTTTTCATACATTTCGCAGTAGTCTTTTAAACGAATTTACTTTAAAAATCGCGCCAAGCAGAGAAAACAAAGCTATCAAAGAACATATTTTAAATGCACACAATGCAACTTTTTTGCACATAAGGCGTGGAGATTTTTTGCAAGATAAGCATTGGAAATATGTAAAACTTGGTAAGGCGTATTATGAGGGAGCTTTAAAGGCACTAAAAGCGCGCCTTAAGAGAGCTACAATTTTTGTTTTTAGCAATGATATTGTGTGGTGCAAGAAATATTTTTTGGGATTTTTGTCCTCAGAGGTTAAAAAAGATTTGGAATTTGTTTTTGTAGATAACAACACCGAAGCACACGCATGCTTTGAATTAGACCTTATGCGCAGCGCACAGCACGCTATTATGGCAAATTCTACTTTTAGCTGGTGGGCGGCTTATTTGATAGAAAATATTCAAAAGGTGGTTATTATGCCGAGTGCTTTTAACTATAATCCACAATTGCAGTCAAAGAGATTGCAGCTCAAGAATTATGTAAAGATTGATTATATTTGGGGTGGTGATATAAGGCAAGTACTTTATTGA
- a CDS encoding acyltransferase family protein, with translation MQLQGHKDVVYLASLDSFRGIGAFCVVVYHLFVVGGFSEWAFFRNSHLFVPLFFVLSGFIIPYVYDRNNFSFAKFMRTRFFRIIPLHWLMLLTFILLEFGNLFVFHFLHIQLKNEPFTDTKALSELVPNFLLLQSWLPFTESLSFNGPSWSLSVEWYAYVFFGFCMFLPKVLRYGIFCAIVVGYYAGALEFLRYEAREGLLYFAGGVLSYFIFTQILKMRIFLQKWCKSACVGFGILEIAVVVFAGIIVGFGMRNLALLSFSLLILTFALSNYRNALACGGGAIDRFLCLKPFRYLGKISYTIYITHFFLISVMKALSALLSKKLNFYQMIPMASGDGDTKLYIDFGSSLLANIYLALNIILVLLLADFLYRVVEKPCINFGKRKT, from the coding sequence ATGCAGTTGCAGGGGCATAAAGATGTTGTGTATTTAGCGAGTTTAGATTCTTTTCGTGGGATTGGTGCATTTTGCGTTGTGGTATATCATCTTTTTGTGGTGGGTGGTTTTAGTGAATGGGCTTTTTTCCGCAATAGTCATTTGTTTGTTCCGCTCTTTTTTGTGCTAAGTGGCTTTATAATCCCCTATGTGTATGATAGAAATAATTTTAGTTTTGCTAAATTTATGCGCACGCGATTTTTCCGCATTATACCGCTGCATTGGCTTATGCTACTTACTTTTATTTTGCTAGAGTTTGGGAATCTTTTTGTATTTCATTTTTTACACATACAACTAAAAAATGAGCCTTTTACGGATACCAAAGCATTAAGTGAGTTGGTCCCAAATTTTTTACTTTTGCAGTCGTGGTTGCCTTTCACAGAATCTTTATCTTTCAATGGTCCAAGCTGGAGTTTAAGCGTGGAGTGGTATGCGTATGTCTTTTTTGGGTTTTGTATGTTTTTGCCAAAGGTATTGCGTTATGGGATTTTTTGTGCGATTGTAGTGGGTTATTATGCAGGTGCATTGGAGTTTTTGCGTTATGAGGCAAGGGAAGGGTTGCTGTATTTTGCAGGCGGAGTGTTGAGTTATTTTATTTTTACCCAGATTCTAAAAATGCGTATTTTTCTGCAAAAATGGTGCAAAAGTGCGTGTGTGGGATTTGGCATATTAGAGATTGCTGTTGTGGTATTTGCTGGTATTATAGTTGGCTTTGGCATGCGTAATTTAGCGCTTTTAAGTTTTTCATTACTCATTCTTACTTTTGCGCTTTCAAATTATAGAAATGCTCTAGCTTGTGGGGGGGGGGCAATAGATAGATTTTTATGCTTAAAGCCCTTTAGATATTTAGGTAAAATTTCTTACACAATCTACATAACACATTTTTTTCTCATAAGCGTTATGAAAGCTCTTAGCGCGCTTTTATCTAAAAAACTCAATTTTTATCAAATGATACCTATGGCTTCCGGAGACGGTGATACGAAGCTTTATATTGATTTTGGAAGTAGCCTTTTGGCGAATATTTATCTTGCGCTTAATATTATTTTGGTGTTGCTTTTGGCGGATTTTTTGTATCGCGTGGTTGAAAAGCCATGTATCAATTTTGGCAAGCGTAAAACCTAA
- the ciaB gene encoding invasion protein CiaB, giving the protein MSLNFKKDIERVFVLWQEAQEELFEFYKVLEICEDTESKHKPALQEKHEILKNLCAELEIAPEKKHFVALVERIVMLREDSILEVLKACGKDESIIAEKREFLIAFVARFYEKLQAHLLEHITKENLLTPFFREILRGVYEVGQCMNTFFIAWDRRLIQGINKILAQNFSLQEAVAFLEPTMERDKFNQNAQRCYSLPYESTLHLNEIVDSKPKSVPYARAFPKEIGAIAGALKKLLQNLQALEEDNFFAKDSYIAYFNALKNAFACEDSAKLIERWQEVDCAWMQISEPLQVGHPLEYYEDIYRHAVAPEWDLRLVVEQNLSAPYSFDIKQGVRSCFEFLSTYLGGDSKMYAFVKHSIEKSMYFPSIPLLFFGAENNGQFSAQVVPNDEFVSKKEGKKIFAFPQKIIAHARAKPKMRLSYEFFAKSFLESARKILFQNPALWHSVYELSTNGHEFGHILWIDENTESTMNASGEFKNIEEFKATSGGIMAYLLCHSPIQEELKGFLAESTNLNNQKTSNMHASASEVEPKRDLFPQGDTFEGIESFIANTLKKTNKKSLQVWEAFFSDCVRRAVGLMAWRENLEVRPYYCEGLIHLCGMFESGVLRFDKTREFGKLRVYKSKYGALSLWYVRTYLSLARHYQTKGDAKVWLERYCEEYIPKKREVREFVEHYWERYLVVGREIYRECD; this is encoded by the coding sequence ATGAGTTTAAATTTTAAAAAAGATATAGAGCGTGTTTTTGTCCTGTGGCAAGAGGCGCAAGAGGAGCTTTTTGAGTTTTACAAAGTGCTAGAAATTTGTGAAGATACGGAATCTAAGCATAAGCCAGCACTGCAAGAAAAGCACGAGATTTTGAAAAATCTTTGCGCGGAGTTAGAAATCGCGCCAGAAAAGAAGCATTTTGTTGCGTTGGTTGAACGAATCGTGATGTTGCGCGAAGATTCTATTTTAGAAGTGCTAAAAGCTTGCGGCAAAGATGAAAGCATAATCGCGGAAAAAAGGGAATTCCTCATTGCTTTTGTGGCTAGATTCTACGAAAAACTTCAAGCACATTTGCTTGAACACATTACAAAAGAAAATCTTTTAACGCCATTTTTTAGGGAGATTTTGCGCGGTGTGTATGAAGTGGGGCAGTGTATGAATACCTTTTTCATCGCGTGGGATAGGCGCTTGATACAAGGCATTAATAAAATTTTGGCGCAAAACTTTAGCTTACAAGAGGCAGTGGCATTTTTAGAGCCGACAATGGAGCGTGATAAATTTAACCAAAACGCGCAAAGGTGTTATTCCCTGCCGTATGAAAGCACACTGCATTTAAATGAAATTGTAGATTCTAAGCCAAAAAGCGTGCCTTATGCGCGTGCTTTTCCAAAAGAGATTGGCGCGATTGCAGGGGCTTTGAAAAAACTTTTGCAAAATTTGCAGGCATTGGAAGAGGATAATTTTTTTGCAAAAGATTCTTATATCGCGTATTTTAATGCGCTTAAAAATGCCTTTGCGTGCGAAGATTCTGCGAAATTAATAGAGCGTTGGCAGGAAGTGGATTGTGCGTGGATGCAAATAAGCGAGCCTTTACAGGTGGGACATCCGCTTGAGTATTATGAGGATATTTATCGTCACGCAGTGGCGCCGGAGTGGGATTTACGTCTTGTGGTGGAGCAAAACCTAAGCGCGCCATATTCTTTTGATATCAAGCAGGGTGTGCGCTCTTGTTTTGAATTTTTGAGCACGTATTTGGGCGGAGATTCCAAAATGTACGCGTTTGTGAAGCATAGTATTGAAAAAAGTATGTATTTTCCCTCTATTCCTCTTTTGTTTTTTGGCGCGGAGAATAATGGACAATTTAGCGCGCAGGTGGTGCCAAACGATGAATTTGTCAGCAAAAAAGAAGGTAAAAAAATCTTTGCTTTTCCACAAAAAATTATCGCTCACGCGCGCGCAAAGCCAAAAATGCGCTTGAGCTATGAATTTTTTGCAAAAAGTTTTTTAGAATCTGCGCGCAAAATTTTGTTCCAAAATCCCGCGCTTTGGCATAGTGTGTATGAGCTTAGCACGAATGGACACGAGTTTGGGCACATTTTGTGGATTGATGAAAATACGGAATCTACGATGAATGCAAGCGGGGAGTTTAAAAATATCGAGGAGTTTAAGGCTACAAGTGGCGGGATTATGGCATATTTGCTGTGCCATTCCCCGATACAAGAGGAACTTAAGGGGTTTTTAGCAGAATCTACAAACCTTAATAACCAAAAAACATCAAATATGCACGCGAGCGCAAGCGAAGTGGAGCCGAAGCGGGATTTATTCCCGCAAGGCGATACATTTGAAGGAATAGAATCTTTCATTGCAAATACACTTAAAAAAACAAACAAAAAGAGTTTGCAAGTTTGGGAGGCGTTTTTTAGTGATTGTGTAAGGCGCGCGGTGGGGCTTATGGCATGGAGGGAAAATCTTGAAGTGCGCCCATACTACTGCGAGGGGCTTATCCATTTGTGTGGAATGTTTGAATCTGGCGTGCTTAGGTTTGACAAAACACGCGAGTTTGGCAAATTGCGTGTGTATAAGTCAAAATATGGTGCGCTTAGCCTTTGGTATGTACGCACATATTTGAGCCTCGCGCGTCATTATCAAACAAAGGGCGATGCAAAAGTGTGGCTAGAACGTTATTGTGAGGAATATATCCCCAAAAAGCGTGAGGTAAGAGAGTTTGTGGAGCATTATTGGGAACGTTATTTGGTTGTTGGCAGGGAAATTTATAGGGAGTGCGATTGA
- a CDS encoding SDR family NAD(P)-dependent oxidoreductase has protein sequence MPTMCVTGASSGFGREIARVFLAKGYKVIAIARRKERLEELRKEFGVRVFVLSLDVRDKKSVFSAIDSLPSEFRDINILVNNAGLALGQVEFDKLSVEDIDTMVDTNIKGFLYIARAVIPLLRVQKGAHIFNIGSVAARNPYFGGNVYCGTKAFVAQFSIALRNDLRGSNIKVTNIAPGLCKTEFSEVRFKGDKARADSLYEGTKFISAQDLSEVLCALVSLPEHININEIELMPVTQTWAGFHIEKLSES, from the coding sequence ATGCCTACAATGTGTGTTACGGGGGCGAGTTCTGGGTTTGGGCGTGAGATTGCGCGTGTATTTTTGGCAAAGGGCTATAAGGTTATTGCCATAGCGCGCAGGAAAGAGCGTTTGGAGGAATTACGCAAGGAGTTTGGCGTGCGCGTTTTTGTGCTAAGTCTTGATGTGCGCGATAAAAAGAGCGTTTTTAGCGCGATAGATTCTCTGCCTAGCGAGTTTAGAGACATTAATATTTTGGTAAATAACGCAGGGCTAGCACTAGGGCAGGTGGAGTTTGACAAGTTAAGCGTTGAAGATATTGATACGATGGTGGATACAAATATCAAGGGCTTTTTGTATATCGCGCGTGCGGTTATTCCGCTACTTAGGGTGCAAAAAGGTGCGCATATTTTTAATATCGGCTCGGTCGCGGCGCGTAACCCTTACTTTGGTGGGAATGTGTATTGTGGGACTAAGGCGTTTGTGGCGCAGTTTTCCATTGCGCTTAGAAATGACTTGCGTGGAAGCAATATAAAGGTGACAAATATCGCGCCGGGCTTGTGCAAGACAGAGTTTAGCGAAGTGCGCTTTAAGGGCGATAAGGCGCGCGCGGATTCTTTGTATGAGGGGACGAAGTTTATTAGCGCGCAGGATTTGAGCGAGGTGCTTTGCGCACTTGTGAGCTTGCCAGAGCATATCAATATCAATGAAATCGAACTAATGCCTGTAACGCAGACTTGGGCAGGATTTCATATAGAAAAATTATCAGAATCTTAA
- a CDS encoding NAD(P)/FAD-dependent oxidoreductase, which produces MEEQKSQHRIPKILILGGGYGGLKVALGLQSILEENQAEITLISKHDYHYQTTLLHKVAIGTLSARKARIYYRKILNLSKVTFIKDKVLEIHPDKKQVICRRSGYQYDYLVIALGFKPETFGIKGVDKYAYKLSSLNAALKLTKNIENKFKDYALTQDQNDLRVIVCGTGFTSIEFAAELATQLGDLCEICGINPKIPKVVCIGRSGQILPIFDKSLSEAAVKKLTKLGVEFITGAEVVECKANGVVIEKDGAQQEIRGNTILWGAGVRGSDIVQNSALKNTRGRIEVDSKLRCFEYPEIFVVGDCAKASSKDVIHAPTAQLSAQMGDYVAKILASIVKGREIKEDFNFIHRGTICSIGHTDGVGVVFGKHLRGEIAAFMKNTIENRWLLSIGGLSMVLRKGQFRYRTSN; this is translated from the coding sequence ATGGAGGAGCAAAAATCACAACACAGAATCCCAAAAATCCTTATCTTGGGCGGTGGCTATGGTGGGCTAAAGGTAGCACTTGGCTTGCAAAGCATATTAGAAGAAAATCAAGCAGAAATCACTCTTATAAGCAAACACGACTACCACTATCAAACCACACTTTTACACAAAGTCGCTATCGGCACGCTTAGCGCGCGCAAAGCCAGAATCTACTACCGCAAGATTCTTAATCTTTCAAAAGTCACCTTTATCAAAGATAAAGTGCTAGAAATCCACCCTGACAAAAAGCAAGTCATTTGCAGACGTAGCGGGTATCAGTATGATTATTTGGTGATAGCGCTAGGCTTTAAGCCCGAAACTTTTGGTATCAAAGGCGTGGATAAATACGCCTATAAACTCTCTTCGCTCAATGCCGCGCTCAAACTCACAAAAAATATCGAAAACAAATTTAAAGACTACGCGCTCACTCAAGATCAAAATGATTTGCGTGTAATTGTGTGTGGCACGGGATTTACAAGTATTGAATTTGCCGCAGAGCTAGCGACACAACTAGGGGATTTATGCGAAATTTGTGGTATCAATCCTAAGATTCCAAAAGTTGTGTGTATCGGGCGTAGCGGGCAGATTCTACCCATTTTTGACAAAAGCTTATCCGAAGCGGCTGTAAAAAAGCTCACAAAGCTTGGCGTAGAGTTTATAACAGGCGCGGAAGTTGTGGAATGCAAGGCTAACGGCGTGGTGATTGAAAAAGATGGTGCGCAACAAGAGATTAGAGGAAACACAATTTTATGGGGCGCAGGTGTGCGCGGTAGCGATATTGTGCAAAATTCCGCACTCAAAAATACGCGTGGGCGCATTGAGGTGGATTCTAAATTGCGCTGTTTTGAGTATCCAGAGATTTTTGTCGTGGGCGATTGTGCTAAGGCTAGCTCAAAAGATGTGATACACGCACCAACCGCGCAGCTATCCGCGCAAATGGGCGATTATGTGGCAAAGATTTTGGCTAGCATTGTTAAAGGCAGGGAGATAAAAGAGGATTTTAATTTTATCCATCGTGGGACAATTTGCAGTATCGGGCATACAGATGGCGTGGGCGTAGTGTTTGGCAAGCATTTGCGCGGAGAGATCGCGGCATTTATGAAAAATACCATTGAAAACCGCTGGCTTTTAAGTATTGGTGGCTTAAGCATGGTTTTACGCAAAGGACAATTCCGCTACCGCACGAGCAATTAA